In Vitis vinifera cultivar Pinot Noir 40024 chromosome 4, ASM3070453v1, the genomic window AGCATCGCCGGACAACCCTGACCAGACCACAGTCAATTGGGTCAAAGAGAAGCTTCTCACCATTGATCCCATCAACCACTGCTTCAGCTATGAGGTTCTCGACAACAACATGGGGTTCAACTCCTATGTGACCACCTTCAAAGTAATCCCGATCAACGGCGGTGGGTGCCTGATCCAGTGGTCCTTCGTTTGTGATCCGGTCCAAGGGTGGAGATACGAGGATTTGGCGTCTTATATCGACTCCTCTCTCCAATTCATGGCTAAGAAGATGGAAGAGACTCTCCAGCACGCAATCTGACTCCTGCGGtgtatatttatttgtatttgggTGTATGTTTTCATTTGGAGTTTTAAGATAATGTAGtggatatttaaataaaatgcacTTCTTCTATCAGCATCATTATCACTAAGCTGATGTACAAAGGGCAGGATTTGGTAAGAAAACAAGCCACTACATTTAGAATTTAAGTATGTTTCAATTcttgaacaaaaataaaaaaacccaaatacATACATGTGTAGCGTTCATTCGGTCGGACGAATTTAAATTCTAGGGTGTGATGTTGTCTGCCTTGCTTCATTGAAGGCTATACCCAGAACTTAAGGGCTAGCTATTATTGTAATCACCAATGGCTGTggacattttcaaaatcatgcCCGCATAATCTCTTCTCCATCCAATCAATGATGTCCTGTGCGATTTCTTCACGCTCAGGCTCGAAGAGGAGGTCGTGCAAGAAGCCATCATAGAGCTTTATGTTTTTGCACCTGGAGGCTGCCTCAGTGTATAAATCCTGAGAGGCGAGCGGATCAGTTACTCTATCTGCAGTTCCATGAAGGACAAGGAATGGG contains:
- the LOC104878993 gene encoding lachrymatory-factor synthase; its protein translation is MAEETQFKWEGKATAELKSTKPDQVWPFLEDFCSLHKWMPSLDTCYQVEGVKGQPGLIRYCSSTAASPDNPDQTTVNWVKEKLLTIDPINHCFSYEVLDNNMGFNSYVTTFKVIPINGGGCLIQWSFVCDPVQGWRYEDLASYIDSSLQFMAKKMEETLQHAI